A region from the Benincasa hispida cultivar B227 chromosome 10, ASM972705v1, whole genome shotgun sequence genome encodes:
- the LOC120088267 gene encoding ribulose bisphosphate carboxylase/oxygenase activase, chloroplastic isoform X14 produces the protein MAATVSTVGAVNRTTLNNSNYGGLVPNSAFLGSRLKASSRFTTSKMVIGNFKIVAEHDEEKQTEKDKWRGLAFDTSDDQQDITRGKGLADPLFQAPMGTGTHNAVMSSYEYISAGLREYNFDNSVDGFYIAPAFMDKLMVHIVKNFLNLPNIKVPLILGIWGGKGQGKSFQCELVFAKMGINPIMMSAGELESGNAGEPAKLLRQRYREAADIIKKGKMCCLFINDLDAGAGRLGGTTQYTVNNQMVNATLMNIADNPTNVQLPGMYNKEENPRVPIIVTGNDFSTLYAPLIRDGRMDKFYWAPTREDRIGICTGIFRTDDVPIEDIVKLVDTFPGQSIDFFGALRARVYDDEVRKWAVGVGVESIGRNLVNSKEGPPTFDQPKMTLEKLLEYGNMLIMEQENVKRVKLADKYLNEAALGDANVDVVQFETSQEAALEVANEDVVQSETSNEVALEDANEDVESGTPNAALENANEDTVEALIDTNEEVVQPETSYEVPLGNTNEDAVQSKTSNEVAVDDATEDVVQAGTSDANEDVVQSGTSNETATIDANKDVVVQSGTSYESMGEEERNKLISLFLKAVQIHLLKTMSQQPDSTTKASSIDS, from the exons ATGGCTGCCACGGTTTCAACCGTTGGAGCTGTTAATAGAACAACG TTAAACAACAGTAACTATGGAGGTTTAGTTCCAAACTCTGCGTTTTTGGGCAGCAGGTTGAAGGCCAGTTCCAGATTCACCACCTCAAAAATGGTGATTGGAAACTTCAAGATTGTTGCCGAGCATGATGAGGAGAAGCAGACCGAGAAGGACAAATGGCGAGGCCTTGCTTTTGATACTTCTGATGACCAGCAAGACATTACCAGAGGGAAGGGATTGGCGGATCCTCTTTTCCAAGCTCCCATGGGGACAGGAACTCACAATGCTGTTATGAGTTCATATGAATACATTAGTGCTGGACTTCGAGA ATACAACTTCGACAATAGTGTGGATGGATTTTACATAGCTCCAGCTTTTATGGACAAACTTATGGTTCACATTGTTAAGAACTTCCTGAACCTTCCAAACATTAAG GTTCCTCTCATTCTGGGTATTTGGGGAGGTAAAGGTCAAGGAAAGTCTTTCCAGTGTGAACTTGTATTTGCCAAGATGGGAATCAA CCCTATTATGATGAGTGCTGGGGAATTAGAAAGTGGGAATGCAGGAGAGCCAGCAAAGTTGCTCAGGCAAAGATACAGAGAGGCGGCTGATATCATCAAGAAAGGGAAAATGTGTTGTCTTTTTATCAACGATCTTGATGCTGGAGCTGGAAGGCTTGGTGGGACTACCCAGTACACAGTGAATAACCAGATGGTAAATGCTACTCTTATGAACATTGCTGACAACCCAACCAATGTGCAGTTACCAGGCATGTATAACAAAGAAGAAAATCCCAGAGTTCCCATCATAGTAACTGGTAATGACTTCTCAACGTTATATGCGCCCCTCATTCGTGATGGTCGCATGGATAAGTTTTATTGGGCTCCGACTCGTGAAGATCGTATTGGTATTTGCACTGGAATCTTTAGGACTGATGATGTGCCTATCGAGGACATTGTCAAACTTGTTGACACCTTCCCAGGGCAGTCGATAG ACTTCTTTGGTGCTTTGAGAGCTCGAGTTTATGATGATGAAGTGAGAAAGTGGGCTGTAGGCGTTGGCGTTGAGAGCATTGGAAGAAATCTTGTTAACTCCAAGGAAGGTCCCCCAACTTTTGACCAACCAAAGATGACACTAGAAAAGCTTCTCGAATATGGCAACATGCTCATCATGGAACAGGAGAACGTGAAGAGAGTTAAATTGGCTGACAAGTATCTGAACGAAGCTGCTCTTGGAGATGCAAATGTGGATGTTGTTCAGTTTGAGACTTCTCAGG aAGCTGCCCTCGAAGTTGCAAATGAAGATGTTGTTCAGTCAGAGACTTCTAACG AAGTTGCTCTTGAAGATGCAAATGAGGATGTTGAGTCAGGAACTCCAAATG CAGCTCTTGAAAATGCCAACGAAGATACTGTTGAGGCTCTTATAGATACAAATGAGGAAGTTGTTCAGCCAGAAACATCTTATG AAGTTCCTCTTGGAAATACAAATGAGGATGCTGTTCAGTCAAAAACTTCTAATG AAGTTGCTGTCGACGATGCAACTGAGGATGTTGTTCAGGCAGGAACTTCTG ATGCAAATGAGGATGTCGTTCAGTCAGGAACATCTAATG aaACTGCTACTATAGATGCAAATAAGGATGTTGTTGTTCAATCAGGAACTTCTTATG aaTCTATGGGGGAAGAGGAACGCAACAAGTTAATATCACTGTTCCTGAAGGCTGTGCAGATTCATCTACTAAAAACTATGTCCCAACAGCCAGATTCAACAACAAAAGCTTCCAGCATTGACTCTTAG
- the LOC120088267 gene encoding ribulose bisphosphate carboxylase/oxygenase activase, chloroplastic isoform X8: MAATVSTVGAVNRTTLNNSNYGGLVPNSAFLGSRLKASSRFTTSKMVIGNFKIVAEHDEEKQTEKDKWRGLAFDTSDDQQDITRGKGLADPLFQAPMGTGTHNAVMSSYEYISAGLREYNFDNSVDGFYIAPAFMDKLMVHIVKNFLNLPNIKVPLILGIWGGKGQGKSFQCELVFAKMGINPIMMSAGELESGNAGEPAKLLRQRYREAADIIKKGKMCCLFINDLDAGAGRLGGTTQYTVNNQMVNATLMNIADNPTNVQLPGMYNKEENPRVPIIVTGNDFSTLYAPLIRDGRMDKFYWAPTREDRIGICTGIFRTDDVPIEDIVKLVDTFPGQSIDFFGALRARVYDDEVRKWAVGVGVESIGRNLVNSKEGPPTFDQPKMTLEKLLEYGNMLIMEQENVKRVKLADKYLNEAALGDANVDVVQFETSQAALEVANEDVVQSETSNEVALEDANEDVESGTPNALENANEDTVEALIDTNEEVVQPETSYEVPLGNTNEDAVQSKTSNEVAVDDATEDVVQAGTSESALVDANEDVVQSGTSNETATIDANKDVVVQSGTSYESMGEEERNKLISLFLKAVQIHLLKTMSQQPDSTTKASSIDS, translated from the exons ATGGCTGCCACGGTTTCAACCGTTGGAGCTGTTAATAGAACAACG TTAAACAACAGTAACTATGGAGGTTTAGTTCCAAACTCTGCGTTTTTGGGCAGCAGGTTGAAGGCCAGTTCCAGATTCACCACCTCAAAAATGGTGATTGGAAACTTCAAGATTGTTGCCGAGCATGATGAGGAGAAGCAGACCGAGAAGGACAAATGGCGAGGCCTTGCTTTTGATACTTCTGATGACCAGCAAGACATTACCAGAGGGAAGGGATTGGCGGATCCTCTTTTCCAAGCTCCCATGGGGACAGGAACTCACAATGCTGTTATGAGTTCATATGAATACATTAGTGCTGGACTTCGAGA ATACAACTTCGACAATAGTGTGGATGGATTTTACATAGCTCCAGCTTTTATGGACAAACTTATGGTTCACATTGTTAAGAACTTCCTGAACCTTCCAAACATTAAG GTTCCTCTCATTCTGGGTATTTGGGGAGGTAAAGGTCAAGGAAAGTCTTTCCAGTGTGAACTTGTATTTGCCAAGATGGGAATCAA CCCTATTATGATGAGTGCTGGGGAATTAGAAAGTGGGAATGCAGGAGAGCCAGCAAAGTTGCTCAGGCAAAGATACAGAGAGGCGGCTGATATCATCAAGAAAGGGAAAATGTGTTGTCTTTTTATCAACGATCTTGATGCTGGAGCTGGAAGGCTTGGTGGGACTACCCAGTACACAGTGAATAACCAGATGGTAAATGCTACTCTTATGAACATTGCTGACAACCCAACCAATGTGCAGTTACCAGGCATGTATAACAAAGAAGAAAATCCCAGAGTTCCCATCATAGTAACTGGTAATGACTTCTCAACGTTATATGCGCCCCTCATTCGTGATGGTCGCATGGATAAGTTTTATTGGGCTCCGACTCGTGAAGATCGTATTGGTATTTGCACTGGAATCTTTAGGACTGATGATGTGCCTATCGAGGACATTGTCAAACTTGTTGACACCTTCCCAGGGCAGTCGATAG ACTTCTTTGGTGCTTTGAGAGCTCGAGTTTATGATGATGAAGTGAGAAAGTGGGCTGTAGGCGTTGGCGTTGAGAGCATTGGAAGAAATCTTGTTAACTCCAAGGAAGGTCCCCCAACTTTTGACCAACCAAAGATGACACTAGAAAAGCTTCTCGAATATGGCAACATGCTCATCATGGAACAGGAGAACGTGAAGAGAGTTAAATTGGCTGACAAGTATCTGAACGAAGCTGCTCTTGGAGATGCAAATGTGGATGTTGTTCAGTTTGAGACTTCTCAGG CTGCCCTCGAAGTTGCAAATGAAGATGTTGTTCAGTCAGAGACTTCTAACG AAGTTGCTCTTGAAGATGCAAATGAGGATGTTGAGTCAGGAACTCCAAATG CTCTTGAAAATGCCAACGAAGATACTGTTGAGGCTCTTATAGATACAAATGAGGAAGTTGTTCAGCCAGAAACATCTTATG AAGTTCCTCTTGGAAATACAAATGAGGATGCTGTTCAGTCAAAAACTTCTAATG AAGTTGCTGTCGACGATGCAACTGAGGATGTTGTTCAGGCAGGAACTTCTG aATCGGCTCTTGTAGATGCAAATGAGGATGTCGTTCAGTCAGGAACATCTAATG aaACTGCTACTATAGATGCAAATAAGGATGTTGTTGTTCAATCAGGAACTTCTTATG aaTCTATGGGGGAAGAGGAACGCAACAAGTTAATATCACTGTTCCTGAAGGCTGTGCAGATTCATCTACTAAAAACTATGTCCCAACAGCCAGATTCAACAACAAAAGCTTCCAGCATTGACTCTTAG
- the LOC120088267 gene encoding ribulose bisphosphate carboxylase/oxygenase activase, chloroplastic isoform X12, translating to MAATVSTVGAVNRTTLNNSNYGGLVPNSAFLGSRLKASSRFTTSKMVIGNFKIVAEHDEEKQTEKDKWRGLAFDTSDDQQDITRGKGLADPLFQAPMGTGTHNAVMSSYEYISAGLREYNFDNSVDGFYIAPAFMDKLMVHIVKNFLNLPNIKVPLILGIWGGKGQGKSFQCELVFAKMGINPIMMSAGELESGNAGEPAKLLRQRYREAADIIKKGKMCCLFINDLDAGAGRLGGTTQYTVNNQMVNATLMNIADNPTNVQLPGMYNKEENPRVPIIVTGNDFSTLYAPLIRDGRMDKFYWAPTREDRIGICTGIFRTDDVPIEDIVKLVDTFPGQSIDFFGALRARVYDDEVRKWAVGVGVESIGRNLVNSKEGPPTFDQPKMTLEKLLEYGNMLIMEQENVKRVKLADKYLNEAALGDANVDVVQFETSQAALEVANEDVVQSETSNVALEDANEDVESGTPNALENANEDTVEALIDTNEEVVQPETSYEVPLGNTNEDAVQSKTSNEVAVDDATEDVVQAGTSESALVDANEDVVQSGTSNETATIDANKDVVVQSGTSYESMGEEERNKLISLFLKAVQIHLLKTMSQQPDSTTKASSIDS from the exons ATGGCTGCCACGGTTTCAACCGTTGGAGCTGTTAATAGAACAACG TTAAACAACAGTAACTATGGAGGTTTAGTTCCAAACTCTGCGTTTTTGGGCAGCAGGTTGAAGGCCAGTTCCAGATTCACCACCTCAAAAATGGTGATTGGAAACTTCAAGATTGTTGCCGAGCATGATGAGGAGAAGCAGACCGAGAAGGACAAATGGCGAGGCCTTGCTTTTGATACTTCTGATGACCAGCAAGACATTACCAGAGGGAAGGGATTGGCGGATCCTCTTTTCCAAGCTCCCATGGGGACAGGAACTCACAATGCTGTTATGAGTTCATATGAATACATTAGTGCTGGACTTCGAGA ATACAACTTCGACAATAGTGTGGATGGATTTTACATAGCTCCAGCTTTTATGGACAAACTTATGGTTCACATTGTTAAGAACTTCCTGAACCTTCCAAACATTAAG GTTCCTCTCATTCTGGGTATTTGGGGAGGTAAAGGTCAAGGAAAGTCTTTCCAGTGTGAACTTGTATTTGCCAAGATGGGAATCAA CCCTATTATGATGAGTGCTGGGGAATTAGAAAGTGGGAATGCAGGAGAGCCAGCAAAGTTGCTCAGGCAAAGATACAGAGAGGCGGCTGATATCATCAAGAAAGGGAAAATGTGTTGTCTTTTTATCAACGATCTTGATGCTGGAGCTGGAAGGCTTGGTGGGACTACCCAGTACACAGTGAATAACCAGATGGTAAATGCTACTCTTATGAACATTGCTGACAACCCAACCAATGTGCAGTTACCAGGCATGTATAACAAAGAAGAAAATCCCAGAGTTCCCATCATAGTAACTGGTAATGACTTCTCAACGTTATATGCGCCCCTCATTCGTGATGGTCGCATGGATAAGTTTTATTGGGCTCCGACTCGTGAAGATCGTATTGGTATTTGCACTGGAATCTTTAGGACTGATGATGTGCCTATCGAGGACATTGTCAAACTTGTTGACACCTTCCCAGGGCAGTCGATAG ACTTCTTTGGTGCTTTGAGAGCTCGAGTTTATGATGATGAAGTGAGAAAGTGGGCTGTAGGCGTTGGCGTTGAGAGCATTGGAAGAAATCTTGTTAACTCCAAGGAAGGTCCCCCAACTTTTGACCAACCAAAGATGACACTAGAAAAGCTTCTCGAATATGGCAACATGCTCATCATGGAACAGGAGAACGTGAAGAGAGTTAAATTGGCTGACAAGTATCTGAACGAAGCTGCTCTTGGAGATGCAAATGTGGATGTTGTTCAGTTTGAGACTTCTCAGG CTGCCCTCGAAGTTGCAAATGAAGATGTTGTTCAGTCAGAGACTTCTAACG TTGCTCTTGAAGATGCAAATGAGGATGTTGAGTCAGGAACTCCAAATG CTCTTGAAAATGCCAACGAAGATACTGTTGAGGCTCTTATAGATACAAATGAGGAAGTTGTTCAGCCAGAAACATCTTATG AAGTTCCTCTTGGAAATACAAATGAGGATGCTGTTCAGTCAAAAACTTCTAATG AAGTTGCTGTCGACGATGCAACTGAGGATGTTGTTCAGGCAGGAACTTCTG aATCGGCTCTTGTAGATGCAAATGAGGATGTCGTTCAGTCAGGAACATCTAATG aaACTGCTACTATAGATGCAAATAAGGATGTTGTTGTTCAATCAGGAACTTCTTATG aaTCTATGGGGGAAGAGGAACGCAACAAGTTAATATCACTGTTCCTGAAGGCTGTGCAGATTCATCTACTAAAAACTATGTCCCAACAGCCAGATTCAACAACAAAAGCTTCCAGCATTGACTCTTAG
- the LOC120088267 gene encoding ribulose bisphosphate carboxylase/oxygenase activase, chloroplastic isoform X3 has product MAATVSTVGAVNRTTLNNSNYGGLVPNSAFLGSRLKASSRFTTSKMVIGNFKIVAEHDEEKQTEKDKWRGLAFDTSDDQQDITRGKGLADPLFQAPMGTGTHNAVMSSYEYISAGLREYNFDNSVDGFYIAPAFMDKLMVHIVKNFLNLPNIKVPLILGIWGGKGQGKSFQCELVFAKMGINPIMMSAGELESGNAGEPAKLLRQRYREAADIIKKGKMCCLFINDLDAGAGRLGGTTQYTVNNQMVNATLMNIADNPTNVQLPGMYNKEENPRVPIIVTGNDFSTLYAPLIRDGRMDKFYWAPTREDRIGICTGIFRTDDVPIEDIVKLVDTFPGQSIDFFGALRARVYDDEVRKWAVGVGVESIGRNLVNSKEGPPTFDQPKMTLEKLLEYGNMLIMEQENVKRVKLADKYLNEAALGDANVDVVQFETSQEAALEVANEDVVQSETSNVALEDANEDVESGTPNAALENANEDTVEALIDTNEEVVQPETSYEVPLGNTNEDAVQSKTSNEVAVDDATEDVVQAGTSESALVDANEDVVQSGTSNETATIDANKDVVVQSGTSYESMGEEERNKLISLFLKAVQIHLLKTMSQQPDSTTKASSIDS; this is encoded by the exons ATGGCTGCCACGGTTTCAACCGTTGGAGCTGTTAATAGAACAACG TTAAACAACAGTAACTATGGAGGTTTAGTTCCAAACTCTGCGTTTTTGGGCAGCAGGTTGAAGGCCAGTTCCAGATTCACCACCTCAAAAATGGTGATTGGAAACTTCAAGATTGTTGCCGAGCATGATGAGGAGAAGCAGACCGAGAAGGACAAATGGCGAGGCCTTGCTTTTGATACTTCTGATGACCAGCAAGACATTACCAGAGGGAAGGGATTGGCGGATCCTCTTTTCCAAGCTCCCATGGGGACAGGAACTCACAATGCTGTTATGAGTTCATATGAATACATTAGTGCTGGACTTCGAGA ATACAACTTCGACAATAGTGTGGATGGATTTTACATAGCTCCAGCTTTTATGGACAAACTTATGGTTCACATTGTTAAGAACTTCCTGAACCTTCCAAACATTAAG GTTCCTCTCATTCTGGGTATTTGGGGAGGTAAAGGTCAAGGAAAGTCTTTCCAGTGTGAACTTGTATTTGCCAAGATGGGAATCAA CCCTATTATGATGAGTGCTGGGGAATTAGAAAGTGGGAATGCAGGAGAGCCAGCAAAGTTGCTCAGGCAAAGATACAGAGAGGCGGCTGATATCATCAAGAAAGGGAAAATGTGTTGTCTTTTTATCAACGATCTTGATGCTGGAGCTGGAAGGCTTGGTGGGACTACCCAGTACACAGTGAATAACCAGATGGTAAATGCTACTCTTATGAACATTGCTGACAACCCAACCAATGTGCAGTTACCAGGCATGTATAACAAAGAAGAAAATCCCAGAGTTCCCATCATAGTAACTGGTAATGACTTCTCAACGTTATATGCGCCCCTCATTCGTGATGGTCGCATGGATAAGTTTTATTGGGCTCCGACTCGTGAAGATCGTATTGGTATTTGCACTGGAATCTTTAGGACTGATGATGTGCCTATCGAGGACATTGTCAAACTTGTTGACACCTTCCCAGGGCAGTCGATAG ACTTCTTTGGTGCTTTGAGAGCTCGAGTTTATGATGATGAAGTGAGAAAGTGGGCTGTAGGCGTTGGCGTTGAGAGCATTGGAAGAAATCTTGTTAACTCCAAGGAAGGTCCCCCAACTTTTGACCAACCAAAGATGACACTAGAAAAGCTTCTCGAATATGGCAACATGCTCATCATGGAACAGGAGAACGTGAAGAGAGTTAAATTGGCTGACAAGTATCTGAACGAAGCTGCTCTTGGAGATGCAAATGTGGATGTTGTTCAGTTTGAGACTTCTCAGG aAGCTGCCCTCGAAGTTGCAAATGAAGATGTTGTTCAGTCAGAGACTTCTAACG TTGCTCTTGAAGATGCAAATGAGGATGTTGAGTCAGGAACTCCAAATG CAGCTCTTGAAAATGCCAACGAAGATACTGTTGAGGCTCTTATAGATACAAATGAGGAAGTTGTTCAGCCAGAAACATCTTATG AAGTTCCTCTTGGAAATACAAATGAGGATGCTGTTCAGTCAAAAACTTCTAATG AAGTTGCTGTCGACGATGCAACTGAGGATGTTGTTCAGGCAGGAACTTCTG aATCGGCTCTTGTAGATGCAAATGAGGATGTCGTTCAGTCAGGAACATCTAATG aaACTGCTACTATAGATGCAAATAAGGATGTTGTTGTTCAATCAGGAACTTCTTATG aaTCTATGGGGGAAGAGGAACGCAACAAGTTAATATCACTGTTCCTGAAGGCTGTGCAGATTCATCTACTAAAAACTATGTCCCAACAGCCAGATTCAACAACAAAAGCTTCCAGCATTGACTCTTAG
- the LOC120088267 gene encoding ribulose bisphosphate carboxylase/oxygenase activase, chloroplastic isoform X15, whose translation MAATVSTVGAVNRTTLNNSNYGGLVPNSAFLGSRLKASSRFTTSKMVIGNFKIVAEHDEEKQTEKDKWRGLAFDTSDDQQDITRGKGLADPLFQAPMGTGTHNAVMSSYEYISAGLREYNFDNSVDGFYIAPAFMDKLMVHIVKNFLNLPNIKVPLILGIWGGKGQGKSFQCELVFAKMGINPIMMSAGELESGNAGEPAKLLRQRYREAADIIKKGKMCCLFINDLDAGAGRLGGTTQYTVNNQMVNATLMNIADNPTNVQLPGMYNKEENPRVPIIVTGNDFSTLYAPLIRDGRMDKFYWAPTREDRIGICTGIFRTDDVPIEDIVKLVDTFPGQSIDFFGALRARVYDDEVRKWAVGVGVESIGRNLVNSKEGPPTFDQPKMTLEKLLEYGNMLIMEQENVKRVKLADKYLNEAALGDANVDVVQFETSQEAALEVANEDVVQSETSNEVALEDANEDVESGTPNAALENANEDTVEALIDTNEEVVQPETSYEVPLGNTNEDAVQSKTSNVAVDDATEDVVQAGTSDANEDVVQSGTSNETATIDANKDVVVQSGTSYESMGEEERNKLISLFLKAVQIHLLKTMSQQPDSTTKASSIDS comes from the exons ATGGCTGCCACGGTTTCAACCGTTGGAGCTGTTAATAGAACAACG TTAAACAACAGTAACTATGGAGGTTTAGTTCCAAACTCTGCGTTTTTGGGCAGCAGGTTGAAGGCCAGTTCCAGATTCACCACCTCAAAAATGGTGATTGGAAACTTCAAGATTGTTGCCGAGCATGATGAGGAGAAGCAGACCGAGAAGGACAAATGGCGAGGCCTTGCTTTTGATACTTCTGATGACCAGCAAGACATTACCAGAGGGAAGGGATTGGCGGATCCTCTTTTCCAAGCTCCCATGGGGACAGGAACTCACAATGCTGTTATGAGTTCATATGAATACATTAGTGCTGGACTTCGAGA ATACAACTTCGACAATAGTGTGGATGGATTTTACATAGCTCCAGCTTTTATGGACAAACTTATGGTTCACATTGTTAAGAACTTCCTGAACCTTCCAAACATTAAG GTTCCTCTCATTCTGGGTATTTGGGGAGGTAAAGGTCAAGGAAAGTCTTTCCAGTGTGAACTTGTATTTGCCAAGATGGGAATCAA CCCTATTATGATGAGTGCTGGGGAATTAGAAAGTGGGAATGCAGGAGAGCCAGCAAAGTTGCTCAGGCAAAGATACAGAGAGGCGGCTGATATCATCAAGAAAGGGAAAATGTGTTGTCTTTTTATCAACGATCTTGATGCTGGAGCTGGAAGGCTTGGTGGGACTACCCAGTACACAGTGAATAACCAGATGGTAAATGCTACTCTTATGAACATTGCTGACAACCCAACCAATGTGCAGTTACCAGGCATGTATAACAAAGAAGAAAATCCCAGAGTTCCCATCATAGTAACTGGTAATGACTTCTCAACGTTATATGCGCCCCTCATTCGTGATGGTCGCATGGATAAGTTTTATTGGGCTCCGACTCGTGAAGATCGTATTGGTATTTGCACTGGAATCTTTAGGACTGATGATGTGCCTATCGAGGACATTGTCAAACTTGTTGACACCTTCCCAGGGCAGTCGATAG ACTTCTTTGGTGCTTTGAGAGCTCGAGTTTATGATGATGAAGTGAGAAAGTGGGCTGTAGGCGTTGGCGTTGAGAGCATTGGAAGAAATCTTGTTAACTCCAAGGAAGGTCCCCCAACTTTTGACCAACCAAAGATGACACTAGAAAAGCTTCTCGAATATGGCAACATGCTCATCATGGAACAGGAGAACGTGAAGAGAGTTAAATTGGCTGACAAGTATCTGAACGAAGCTGCTCTTGGAGATGCAAATGTGGATGTTGTTCAGTTTGAGACTTCTCAGG aAGCTGCCCTCGAAGTTGCAAATGAAGATGTTGTTCAGTCAGAGACTTCTAACG AAGTTGCTCTTGAAGATGCAAATGAGGATGTTGAGTCAGGAACTCCAAATG CAGCTCTTGAAAATGCCAACGAAGATACTGTTGAGGCTCTTATAGATACAAATGAGGAAGTTGTTCAGCCAGAAACATCTTATG AAGTTCCTCTTGGAAATACAAATGAGGATGCTGTTCAGTCAAAAACTTCTAATG TTGCTGTCGACGATGCAACTGAGGATGTTGTTCAGGCAGGAACTTCTG ATGCAAATGAGGATGTCGTTCAGTCAGGAACATCTAATG aaACTGCTACTATAGATGCAAATAAGGATGTTGTTGTTCAATCAGGAACTTCTTATG aaTCTATGGGGGAAGAGGAACGCAACAAGTTAATATCACTGTTCCTGAAGGCTGTGCAGATTCATCTACTAAAAACTATGTCCCAACAGCCAGATTCAACAACAAAAGCTTCCAGCATTGACTCTTAG